Proteins encoded within one genomic window of Eleutherodactylus coqui strain aEleCoq1 chromosome 1, aEleCoq1.hap1, whole genome shotgun sequence:
- the LOC136608494 gene encoding gastrula zinc finger protein XlCGF66.1-like: MDKDSNEITKRILNFTLEIIYLLTGEDYTMVKKTSGDSTTPNSHHHESGGWSRSQSPITEAPPHLPVHEQKILELTNKITELLTGEVPIRCQDVAVYFSMEEWEYLEGHKDLYKDVKMENHQPPISQGKKRVTYVVEKTKK, translated from the exons ATGGACAAAGACAGCAATGAGATTACCAAGAGAATATTAAACTTCAccttggagatcatctacctgctgaccggagag gattacacaatggtgaagaagacatcgggtgacagtacgactcccaacagccatcaccatgagtcaggaggatggagcaggagccagagccccatcacagaggctcctcctcacttaccggtacatgagcagaagatcctagaactcaccaacaagatcactgagctgctgactggggag gttcctataaggtgtcaggatgtcgctgtctatttctccatggaggagtgggagtatttagaaggacacaaggatctgtacaaggatgtcaagatggagaaccaccagccTCCGATATCACAAGGTAAGAAGAGAGTTACATATGTagtggagaaaacaaaaaaataa